From a single Lentisphaera profundi genomic region:
- the nrdB gene encoding class Ia ribonucleoside-diphosphate reductase subunit beta, with amino-acid sequence MKYSIFNPVANDPLKEPMFFGNNVNVSRYDQQKHPVFEQLIEKQLSFFWRPEEVDLSRDRSDFKKLPPHEKHIFLSNLKYQTLLDSIQGRSPNVAFLPVISIPELETWVETWAFSETIHSRSYTHIIRNIVNDPSEIFDDIVNNENIIQRASSVSHYYDSFIELQGYYNLLGEGTHMINDVPVVVSMRELKRRLFLTVVSVNVLEAIRFYVSFACSFAFAERAVMEGNAKIIKLIARDEALHLTGTQQMIQIFRDGKDDPEMAEIAAECEGQVYQIFSSAAEQEKEWAKYLFRDGSMIGLNADILGDYVEYITNVRLKASGYKNVFPTTQNPLPWMNSWLSSDAVQVAPQEVELSSYLVGQIDNEVSEDAFDDFDF; translated from the coding sequence ATGAAGTATTCAATTTTCAATCCGGTCGCAAATGACCCCCTCAAAGAACCCATGTTCTTTGGCAATAACGTGAATGTCTCACGTTATGATCAACAAAAACATCCTGTTTTCGAGCAACTCATCGAAAAACAACTCTCTTTTTTCTGGAGACCTGAAGAAGTCGATCTCAGTCGTGATCGCTCGGATTTCAAAAAGCTCCCTCCCCATGAAAAGCATATTTTTCTCTCAAATCTTAAGTATCAAACGCTTCTCGATAGTATCCAAGGACGTTCACCCAACGTGGCTTTCCTACCTGTCATATCTATCCCGGAGCTCGAAACTTGGGTAGAAACCTGGGCTTTTTCCGAGACAATTCACTCGCGTAGTTACACTCATATTATTCGCAATATTGTAAATGATCCATCAGAAATATTTGATGATATCGTCAATAATGAGAATATCATCCAGCGTGCATCTTCGGTCTCGCATTACTATGATAGCTTCATTGAATTACAGGGTTATTACAACCTTCTTGGCGAAGGCACACACATGATAAATGACGTCCCTGTAGTCGTCAGTATGCGTGAACTAAAACGCCGCTTATTTTTAACTGTTGTTTCCGTCAATGTTCTCGAAGCCATACGTTTCTATGTCAGCTTTGCCTGCAGTTTTGCTTTTGCTGAACGTGCGGTAATGGAAGGCAATGCAAAGATCATAAAGCTCATTGCCCGCGACGAAGCACTTCACCTCACTGGTACTCAACAGATGATTCAAATTTTCCGCGATGGAAAAGATGACCCTGAGATGGCTGAAATTGCCGCTGAATGTGAAGGCCAAGTCTATCAGATTTTCTCTTCTGCCGCTGAGCAAGAAAAAGAATGGGCGAAATACCTCTTCCGAGATGGCTCTATGATCGGACTAAACGCTGATATCCTCGGTGACTATGTCGAGTATATCACTAATGTTCGCCTCAAAGCCTCTGGATATAAAAATGTCTTCCCTACGACTCAAAATCCACTTCCATGGATGAATAGCTGGCTCTCATCCGACGCCGTTCAAGTGGCTCCTCAAGAAGTTGAATTGAGTTCATATCTCGTCGGGCAAATTGATAACGAAGTCTCAGAAGATGCCTTCGACGATTTCGATTTCTAA
- a CDS encoding insulinase family protein → MSINSQFYHEKSCTYINEIASEAKIYEHPKSGAKVLFLKNDDDNKAFCIGFRTAPSSDNGVAHIMEHSVLCGSRKYPVKEPFVELMKGSLNTFLNAMTYPDKTVYPIASCNEEDFHNLMDVYLDSVFFPKLDKGAFLQEGWHYECDESGKPYYKGVVYNEMKGVYSSPESILFQDLDTHLCPDTAYRFDSGGKPSAIPSLSYEEYCDFHKEKYHPSNSWTVIYGDVDEERCLTQLHNDYFNHYEKKAASKEDQLYQEFFSEERKGKLTYASGSLKEGAEQTFLAMAYLLCPSGELDELMGLQVLEHVLTGTSASPLRKALNSSGLGGDVIGYGISDQSLQLTWTVGIRDSLESRRDDFIKVVDDVFANLATNGIQQDLIDAAINSIEFRLREANYGSTPKGVVYALNAISSWNYGDDPLERFYYEKQLKQLRESLAKGPYLEDLIKKYFIENSHRVTLVCEPEEGLGEKEAAEEQERLNKSWSDFSEAEKKAVNEEASTLLKAQAEADSVEDLATIPQLSRKDLRREINTIPFSVEKTSGVEYLRSAQNSGGIQYVKWAFDLNDFSVEELPMAKLFALSCLSCGTAKKSFEELTTELATCAGGVGAYFSLPSTLESEHKRSMFISAKVMQARENEFLALLKEIVEDLDFSDSVRLKELLTQQISKVQSSFIRGGEWISRLILNSGINEADYLDEKVSGPSFLKFLQACLKRVESGELGKELLALKARVFNRNNLLVSLTGEEDTLDTGIENLKAFTEVLSDTPKKLVTPKITLTKTNVGLATEGQVQYVSVGVNLKEYGVEDDPRFVLLSQLLSTGYLWEKVRVQGGAYGCFLSYEKFDGVLNVCSYRDPNLEETLDVYKGIADFIRELDLSEEEFDKIFIGTFGRIDSPMTVSQKAGVLLSRYIAGIDDEFLQSRRDILLDCTLEDIKTLAPWFDKLNVEGQVCVHGGHSRVEKASELFDKIDYLAGAGGDEDDEDDDEDFYTSH, encoded by the coding sequence ATGTCGATTAATAGCCAGTTTTACCACGAAAAGAGTTGCACATACATAAATGAAATTGCTAGTGAAGCTAAGATATATGAGCACCCGAAAAGTGGTGCAAAGGTACTCTTTCTAAAGAATGATGATGATAATAAAGCCTTTTGTATAGGTTTTCGTACGGCTCCGAGCAGTGATAACGGAGTCGCACATATAATGGAACACTCTGTATTGTGCGGTTCTCGCAAATATCCTGTTAAGGAACCTTTTGTCGAATTGATGAAAGGCAGCTTAAACACTTTTCTAAATGCGATGACTTATCCCGATAAGACAGTTTATCCGATAGCGAGTTGCAACGAAGAAGACTTCCATAATTTAATGGATGTCTATCTTGATAGTGTCTTTTTTCCTAAATTGGATAAAGGGGCATTTTTACAGGAAGGTTGGCATTATGAATGTGATGAATCAGGCAAGCCTTATTATAAAGGCGTGGTTTACAATGAAATGAAGGGTGTGTACTCGTCGCCAGAAAGTATTTTGTTCCAAGATTTAGATACCCACTTATGTCCTGATACGGCTTACCGTTTTGATTCAGGTGGAAAGCCCTCTGCTATTCCGTCTTTAAGTTATGAAGAGTACTGCGACTTTCACAAAGAAAAATATCACCCCAGTAATTCATGGACAGTGATCTACGGCGACGTAGACGAAGAGCGTTGCTTAACACAGCTACATAATGATTACTTCAATCATTATGAAAAGAAAGCCGCGAGCAAGGAAGATCAGCTCTATCAAGAATTTTTTAGCGAAGAGCGCAAAGGCAAACTGACTTATGCCTCAGGATCTTTAAAAGAAGGAGCTGAGCAAACTTTTTTGGCAATGGCTTATTTATTGTGTCCGAGTGGTGAACTCGATGAGCTCATGGGCTTACAAGTTTTAGAGCATGTCTTGACGGGTACCTCAGCATCGCCTTTGCGTAAAGCACTCAATAGTTCTGGTCTTGGTGGTGACGTGATTGGTTACGGCATTAGTGATCAAAGTTTACAGTTGACTTGGACCGTTGGGATTCGCGATAGTTTAGAATCGCGTCGGGATGATTTTATCAAAGTTGTGGACGATGTATTTGCGAACCTGGCAACAAATGGCATTCAACAAGATTTGATTGATGCGGCGATTAATTCTATTGAGTTCCGTTTGCGGGAAGCTAATTATGGTTCGACTCCCAAAGGTGTAGTTTATGCGCTCAATGCGATTTCATCTTGGAATTATGGAGATGATCCTCTGGAGCGTTTTTACTATGAAAAGCAATTGAAGCAATTGCGTGAATCATTAGCTAAAGGTCCGTATTTAGAAGATTTGATTAAAAAGTATTTCATTGAAAATTCTCATCGTGTGACTTTAGTCTGTGAACCTGAAGAAGGTTTGGGAGAAAAAGAAGCTGCAGAAGAGCAAGAGCGTCTAAATAAGTCATGGTCAGATTTTAGTGAGGCGGAAAAGAAAGCTGTCAATGAAGAGGCAAGTACGCTTTTAAAAGCACAGGCAGAAGCTGATTCAGTAGAAGACTTAGCGACAATTCCGCAGTTATCGCGAAAAGATCTGCGTCGAGAAATCAATACAATACCTTTTTCTGTTGAAAAAACCTCAGGTGTTGAGTATTTGCGAAGTGCGCAAAACTCTGGCGGGATCCAGTATGTAAAATGGGCCTTTGATTTAAATGATTTCTCTGTAGAAGAATTGCCCATGGCAAAACTTTTTGCCTTGTCTTGCTTGAGTTGTGGAACAGCAAAGAAAAGCTTTGAAGAATTAACGACTGAACTGGCAACTTGTGCTGGTGGCGTGGGTGCTTATTTTAGTTTGCCTAGCACTCTAGAGAGTGAGCATAAGCGAAGCATGTTCATTAGTGCGAAAGTAATGCAGGCCCGCGAGAATGAATTTCTAGCTTTACTGAAAGAGATTGTTGAAGATTTAGACTTCTCCGATTCAGTGCGTCTCAAGGAATTGTTGACTCAGCAGATATCGAAAGTTCAATCCTCCTTTATTAGAGGCGGAGAATGGATTTCGCGTCTCATTCTTAATAGCGGTATTAATGAAGCTGATTACTTAGATGAAAAAGTCAGTGGACCGAGTTTTTTAAAGTTTTTGCAAGCTTGCTTAAAGCGCGTTGAAAGCGGTGAACTTGGTAAAGAACTCTTAGCCTTGAAAGCACGTGTTTTTAATCGTAATAATTTACTCGTGAGCCTGACAGGAGAGGAAGATACCCTCGACACAGGTATTGAAAACTTAAAAGCTTTTACAGAAGTCCTTTCAGATACGCCTAAAAAGTTAGTTACACCCAAGATCACTTTAACAAAGACTAATGTAGGCCTCGCCACTGAGGGTCAAGTTCAGTATGTGAGTGTGGGCGTGAACTTAAAAGAATATGGCGTAGAAGATGATCCACGCTTTGTGCTCTTAAGTCAATTACTTTCCACTGGCTACCTTTGGGAAAAAGTCCGTGTACAAGGGGGCGCGTATGGTTGTTTCCTCAGTTATGAGAAATTCGATGGCGTACTAAACGTTTGCTCATATAGGGATCCCAATTTAGAAGAGACTTTAGACGTTTATAAAGGCATAGCCGACTTCATTCGTGAACTCGATTTAAGCGAAGAAGAATTTGATAAGATCTTCATTGGTACTTTTGGACGCATAGATTCTCCGATGACCGTATCGCAAAAAGCGGGGGTCTTGTTGAGTCGCTATATTGCCGGGATAGATGATGAGTTTTTGCAAAGTCGACGAGATATCCTCCTTGATTGTACTTTAGAAGATATTAAAACCCTGGCACCTTGGTTCGATAAATTAAATGTGGAGGGGCAAGTCTGTGTTCATGGGGGCCATAGTCGAGTTGAGAAAGCAAGTGAGCTTTTTGATAAGATTGATTACCTCGCGGGAGCAGGAGGGGACGAAGATGATGAAGATGACGACGAAGATTTTTACACAAGTCATTGA
- a CDS encoding 2Fe-2S iron-sulfur cluster-binding protein: protein MAKIYIEDNLCFEAQGKTSLLEELEAQDLDVNYSCRSGFCGACKATVIKGDVENTESSMYKLAKDEILTCCAKAIGDVELSFKEKVNIFQSAYALNI from the coding sequence ATGGCAAAAATTTACATAGAAGATAATTTGTGCTTCGAAGCACAAGGAAAAACTAGTCTCCTTGAAGAACTCGAAGCTCAAGACCTCGACGTGAATTACAGCTGCCGCTCAGGCTTTTGCGGCGCCTGCAAAGCCACTGTAATCAAAGGTGATGTCGAGAATACCGAATCTAGCATGTACAAACTTGCCAAGGACGAGATCCTCACTTGTTGTGCAAAAGCTATTGGCGATGTTGAACTTTCCTTCAAAGAAAAAGTAAATATCTTCCAATCTGCTTATGCACTCAACATTTAA
- the cysD gene encoding sulfate adenylyltransferase subunit CysD, which yields MSLPEHRVTHLKALEAESIHIFREVAAEFDNPVMLYSVGKDSSVLLHLALKAFFPAKLPFKLLHVDTNWKFKEMIQFRDEFIKKKDLDLIVYKNPEGLEMNINPFVHGSAVHTDIMKTQGLKKALDIYGFDAAFGGARRDEEKSRAKERIFSFRDRNHRWDPKNQRPELWNLYNPRVRKGESIRVFPMSNWTELDIWQYIYLENIEIVPLYYSKPRPVVVRDGVKILIDDDRLELAEGEQATMESVRFRTLGCYPLTGAVESEAATLPEIIQEMLLTKTSERQGRVIDSDSSGSMEKKKIEGYF from the coding sequence ATGTCACTTCCTGAGCATCGTGTTACACACCTGAAGGCGCTAGAAGCGGAAAGTATTCACATTTTCCGTGAAGTTGCAGCTGAATTCGATAATCCTGTCATGCTCTACTCAGTAGGCAAGGATTCTTCAGTTCTGCTTCACTTGGCACTCAAAGCCTTTTTTCCCGCAAAACTTCCCTTTAAACTTCTCCACGTTGATACCAACTGGAAGTTTAAAGAAATGATTCAATTTCGTGATGAATTCATCAAGAAGAAAGATCTTGACCTCATCGTATACAAGAACCCTGAGGGTCTTGAAATGAATATCAACCCCTTTGTTCACGGTAGTGCAGTTCACACTGATATCATGAAAACTCAGGGTTTGAAAAAAGCTTTAGATATTTACGGTTTTGATGCCGCTTTTGGTGGTGCTCGTCGCGACGAAGAAAAGTCTCGTGCAAAAGAACGCATATTCTCTTTTCGTGATCGTAATCACCGTTGGGACCCAAAAAATCAGCGTCCTGAACTTTGGAACCTCTATAACCCGCGCGTTCGCAAAGGCGAGAGTATCCGTGTCTTCCCAATGTCCAACTGGACAGAGTTAGATATCTGGCAATACATCTATCTCGAAAATATCGAGATTGTCCCACTTTATTATTCTAAGCCACGTCCAGTAGTCGTTCGCGACGGTGTAAAAATCCTTATTGATGATGACCGTCTTGAATTGGCAGAAGGTGAGCAAGCTACTATGGAGAGCGTACGCTTTAGGACTTTAGGTTGCTACCCACTTACGGGTGCAGTTGAATCCGAAGCAGCAACGCTTCCGGAAATTATTCAGGAAATGCTTCTCACTAAGACTTCTGAGAGGCAGGGCCGTGTCATCGATAGCGATTCATCTGGTTCCATGGAAAAGAAAAAAATCGAAGGGTATTTCTAA
- the nrdA gene encoding class 1a ribonucleoside-diphosphate reductase subunit alpha has product MTSNIQVTKRDGTREPIDLEKIHRVIDWAAKDLNNVSVSLVELRSHVQFYDGVTTEDIHETMIKSAADLISEESPDYQYLSARLAIFHLRKKAYGQFDPPPLFDHVTKLVESGKYDKHLLEDYTEDEFNEMENSLDHWRDLNFSYAAVKQLEGKYLVQNRVTGEIYESPQFLYMLVGACLFSKYPKETRMDYIVRFYDAASSFKLSLPTPIMAGVRTPTRQFSSCVLIECGDSLDSINASASAVVKYVSQRAGIGLNAGRIRALGSPIRNGEAFHTGCIPFYKHFQTAVKSCSQGGVRGGAATVFYPLWHREVESLLVLKNNRGVEENRVRHLDYGVQFNKLMYERLVKKGDITLFSPGDVPGLYDAFFEDQDKFEELYVKYENDPTIQKETMKAIELFSLFASERASTGRIYLQNVDHCNTHSPFQADKAPIRQSNLCLEIALPTKPLESINDPNGEIALCTLSAINLGALDSLDEMEELTELAVRALDSLLDYQDYPVEAARNSSINRRTLGIGVINFAYYLAKNGVFYSNGSANSLVHKTFESLQYNLIKASCKLAQELGPCPKFNETTYSQGIMPTDTYKKTVDSFCNEELQLDWDKLAADVKEHGMRNSTLSALMPSETSSQISNATNGIEPPRGLITVKQSKDGILKQVVPEIDKYKSYYELLWQMPNNTGYLQLVAIMQKFIDQTISANTNYDPSKFDGGMVPMKTLLTDILTAYKYGVKTLYYHNTRDGAGDNQEEEEDDDCAGGACKI; this is encoded by the coding sequence ATGACTTCAAACATCCAAGTCACAAAGAGAGATGGCACTCGCGAGCCAATCGATCTTGAAAAAATCCATCGAGTTATCGATTGGGCCGCAAAAGATCTAAACAATGTAAGTGTCTCTCTAGTAGAGTTACGATCACATGTCCAATTCTACGATGGTGTTACAACTGAAGACATCCATGAGACTATGATCAAATCCGCGGCAGATTTGATTTCCGAAGAGAGCCCCGATTACCAATACCTATCTGCTCGCCTAGCCATTTTTCACTTACGCAAAAAAGCATACGGCCAATTTGATCCTCCCCCACTTTTTGATCACGTCACTAAATTAGTTGAATCAGGTAAGTACGATAAACATTTACTCGAAGACTACACCGAAGACGAATTCAACGAAATGGAAAACTCGCTTGATCACTGGCGCGACCTCAACTTCTCCTACGCCGCAGTTAAACAACTCGAAGGCAAATACCTCGTTCAGAATCGTGTTACTGGCGAGATCTACGAAAGCCCGCAATTTCTCTACATGCTAGTTGGCGCCTGCCTCTTCTCCAAGTATCCAAAAGAAACACGCATGGATTACATCGTCCGTTTCTATGATGCCGCCTCAAGCTTCAAGCTCTCCCTCCCTACGCCTATCATGGCGGGGGTACGTACGCCGACTCGTCAATTTAGCTCATGTGTATTAATCGAATGTGGTGACTCACTTGACTCCATCAATGCCTCGGCTAGTGCTGTCGTCAAATATGTAAGTCAGCGCGCAGGAATCGGCCTCAATGCTGGTCGCATCCGTGCTCTTGGCAGTCCCATTCGTAATGGCGAAGCCTTTCACACTGGCTGCATCCCCTTTTACAAACACTTTCAAACGGCCGTCAAAAGCTGTTCTCAAGGCGGTGTTCGTGGTGGCGCTGCAACTGTGTTCTACCCTCTTTGGCACCGTGAAGTTGAGTCACTCTTAGTCCTCAAAAACAACCGTGGCGTTGAAGAAAACCGTGTCCGCCACCTTGATTATGGTGTTCAATTCAACAAACTCATGTATGAGCGCTTAGTCAAAAAAGGCGATATCACCCTCTTCAGTCCTGGCGATGTCCCTGGCCTCTACGATGCGTTCTTCGAGGATCAAGATAAATTCGAAGAGCTCTACGTTAAATACGAAAACGATCCTACGATTCAAAAAGAAACAATGAAAGCGATTGAGCTTTTCTCACTCTTTGCATCAGAGCGTGCGAGTACAGGACGTATTTATCTGCAAAATGTTGATCACTGCAATACTCACAGTCCTTTCCAAGCCGACAAAGCTCCTATTAGACAAAGTAACCTTTGTCTAGAAATCGCTTTACCCACCAAGCCTCTAGAAAGTATCAATGACCCCAATGGCGAAATCGCACTCTGTACACTTTCAGCGATCAACCTTGGCGCCTTGGATAGCTTAGACGAAATGGAAGAGCTAACAGAACTAGCCGTCAGAGCTTTAGACAGTCTTCTTGACTATCAAGATTACCCTGTCGAAGCAGCTCGCAACTCATCTATTAACCGCCGCACACTCGGCATTGGGGTCATTAACTTTGCTTATTACCTCGCTAAAAATGGTGTGTTTTACTCCAATGGCAGTGCAAATAGCCTCGTGCACAAAACATTTGAGTCACTTCAATACAACCTTATCAAAGCTTCCTGTAAATTGGCTCAAGAACTTGGCCCATGTCCTAAGTTTAATGAAACAACTTACTCACAAGGAATCATGCCCACAGACACTTACAAAAAGACTGTTGATAGCTTTTGTAATGAAGAGCTCCAACTCGACTGGGACAAACTCGCTGCAGACGTCAAAGAACATGGCATGCGTAATAGTACGCTATCTGCACTCATGCCTTCTGAGACTTCTAGCCAAATCTCTAATGCAACTAATGGCATTGAACCACCTCGTGGCCTCATTACTGTTAAGCAAAGTAAAGATGGCATTCTCAAGCAAGTCGTTCCTGAAATCGACAAGTATAAATCTTACTATGAACTCCTTTGGCAGATGCCCAACAACACTGGTTACCTCCAGTTAGTTGCCATTATGCAAAAGTTCATCGACCAAACAATTTCTGCCAATACAAACTACGACCCCTCCAAATTTGACGGTGGCATGGTTCCTATGAAAACACTTCTTACGGATATCCTCACTGCCTACAAATATGGCGTCAAAACTTTGTATTATCACAATACCCGCGACGGTGCTGGCGATAATCAAGAAGAAGAAGAAGACGACGACTGTGCTGGCGGCGCATGCAAAATTTAA